Proteins encoded by one window of Anopheles maculipalpis chromosome 2RL, idAnoMacuDA_375_x, whole genome shotgun sequence:
- the LOC126568380 gene encoding zwei Ig domain protein zig-8-like — protein MSTLKERNKMCHSNLIFIVLFICTDYVTGDISTSLALSKLNSGATFFAGPYLDGSGVSNVTTQIGTHAYLPCKVKQLGNKSVSWVRVRDDHILTVDRMTFIADERFQSFYVESSGVWTLQIKYVQARDAGIYECQVSTEPKISARVHLHVVVPRTELIGDSDRYVKAGSAVILRCVVRGALEPPSYIIWYHGTQQIFTESRRGWKTQLDRGAPDLDGDIHSTIGSLIIESTRKKDSGNYSCSPSNSPPITVSLHVINGESSASAVTSSARSLFDDSISMFKQRNLQILHRHRSFVMLLVLVIYAQLSCHVNYSL, from the exons ATGTCCACTCTGAAGGAACGCAACAAAATGTGCCATTCTAATTTAATATTCATCGTGCTCTTCATTTGTACTG ATTATGTAACGGGCGATATCAGTACATCCTTAGCCTTAAGTAAGTTGAACTCTGGTGCAACATTTTTCGCTGGACCATACCTAGACGGGAGCGGCGTTAGCAATGTAACTACACAAATCGGAACACATGCATATCTGCCGTGCAAG GTGAAACAGCTAGGGAACAAATCTGTTTCGTGGGTACGAGTGAGAGATGATCATATCCTCACAGTGGACAG AATGACATTTATAGCCGACGAGCGCTTTCAATCATTCTACGTGGAGAGCAGCGGCGTATGGACGCTGCAGATCAAATACGTGCAGGCCCGTGACGCTGGCATTTACGAGTGTCAGGTGTCGACGGAACCGAAAATCAGCGCCCGAGTACATCTGCATGTCGTTG TGCCAAGAACCGAGCTTATAGGTGACTCCGATCGCTACGTCAAGGCTGGCAGTGCCGTCATTTTGCGATGTGTGGTCCGGGGTGCCCTCGAGCCACCTTCCTACATCATCTGGTACCACGGTACGCAGCAGATCTTTACCGAGAGCCGGCGTGGCTGGAAGACACAGCTGGATCGTGGTGCACCGGATCTGGACGGGGATATCCACAGTACG ATTGGCTCGCTGATAATAGAATCGACGAGAAAGAAGGACTCCGGAAATTACTCCTGCAGCCCATCCAACAGTCCACCGATCACTGTCTCACTGCACGTTATCAACG GAGAATCGTCTGCATCCGCTGTCACGTCATCGGCAAGATCGCTGTTTGATG ACAGCATATCGATGTTCAAACAGCGCAATCTGCAGATTCTACACCGGCATAGGTCATTTGTTATGCTACTTGTATTGGTTATCTATGCTCAGCTAAGCTGTCATGTGAACTATAGTCTCTAA